Part of the Ziziphus jujuba cultivar Dongzao chromosome 8, ASM3175591v1 genome is shown below.
GCTAATTATCTATTATTaactttaaatatcaaatacatatatatatatatatatatatatgaccaacTTCATGTCAAGTCCATAAGTTTAAGACTTAATATTGACAAACATCCCGTTAAATGTAGCAGGACGAAATTTTCTCTTGCAACATGTTTTGAAACATTGATTCGCATTATGTCTTGAATTAAAGGATTTGACTTGAGCTGAACTGTAtagatatacatacatatatatatatatatatcattgggTTAATTCCATATTGGTACCCTTACCTTATAAGGCTGTTTGGATTGTCGCATTGAATTGGATTGTGAGCATAGGATTGGAGTGTATTGGATAGGATAGTCTAATACTACAACTATCACTGGTTTGGAACATTAACAAAGTTGGACtggattataaaatatattgttttttaattttaaattattgtaatacaaatttaaaataaaatcaatcaaaaatttgttttcattGGTCAACACCAAATCAACGTTGGTCAACATCAGTTAATGACTGGTCAAATCGATCAACATGCGATCAACTATATATTTCTAATGAAATAGTCCCACCATCTAAACCCATGCTTTTCAGTgggattaattaatccaattgattaaaatttaaaaggataGAGTAGATGTAACAATCCGTCCCACTAAATGcttgaaattttaaagttttgaggagtttgactaaattgacaATTTATAGGtcccaaatttaattttttgtaaataatagGACTTTTCATTCATGCGTGGATGCTTTAATCATCAATACATATATTTGCTTTgcttgaataatcatcaatatatCTATTTATCAGCAAAGTTTCCAATTTTGAATGCCATAAAATCTCAAATTGCATGTCAGTAATAGTTAGAAATTCTAATTGCTTCCTAAAGCATATGTACATGTagatattttcattttggacTCTCATACAATAACTTCTGGAGCAGCAAGTATGTACAGGCCCAGTCACccaaaatatgtatatgtaccGGCCCAATTACGAATAAgacattcaaatttaaatgtattaatAAGCATTTCAGTCTCACACCAGCAAGTAGGGCTGTTAATTATATCCCTAATGCGGGAGGAAAGCCGAATGTGCATATGTTGAAGGTCCAAGATATGCCAGTGCAGTTGCAAATCTAGCGGATAGACAAAGGCTTAAGAGATTCTCTTCTCATAGAATCTTCAAAAATGATGAgcgtgtgtatatatgtatacatattgaGTTTTGATTTAGTATCATGGAAGATATTgttatatcatataaaattagATCGGGgtaagaaaacatatatatatatatatataatttaaatttttttctttagaaaattcaatattatttcaacattatatgaaaatttaattaatttccattaaatgatttatttttctttattagattttttgtactaaaaaacaagaataaaaaaatattttaaattaatatgagCATTTATGATTTGTTTTCTAGCTAACCTATAATAAAAGTGAACTAGCTAGTTAATTAAATCattactatatattatatatctatatatatatatatatatctaggttCACCCGGTTTATGAGCTTGATGTGGCattgaattgattttttttggtgCAGCAATTCACTCTCCGCAAGAATTATGGTTATGCCTGAGTAATTTGAAACCAGTGATTTACAAAGTCCAGGAACATTTAGTCATATTCGATTGGAAGCAAAAGTTGGGTATTATTTAATGCTCACTATTCCACCAATTTTCAGGAGAGGTTCAAGCCGACAAAAGGAGGATTGGGTAAACATGTGGAGAAGAGACTTGCCAAGAACATTCACCACTAataaagtgtggagaaaaatcaaatgaaaagaaTTCAATAGGAAAAATAGGAGagataattaattgttttaaaatattattatatttatattggaCATTGCTAGATAAATGaaagaataatttttgttattgaaaaaaGATTTGAATTagaataatttttgttattgaaaaaaGATTTGAATTAAAGAAAGTGTTTTCTTctttgtaatttatatataaaaagtacaaaatatggtttatttttaattatgttttatttctattttttatattcaaaatatgtttttaatattcaatttagaaatttcatatttcatattatttttaataagaatttaaaaaatattatggaaaaaattattcttttaaaattggttatttaaagttttaaaatttaaaggggGTAACTGATAGTTTAAAACTTTtacatttaacttttttttttttttttggtgtaatacctttacatttaattttaaaaacagGTAAAATCAACTTTTCATTGGTCAACTATGGTCAAATCTTTAGATTTAACCTTACAAGTTAAAATTATCGGTTGCCTGTATTTTAATAGTTTCTTTAAGCTAaaggaatttgatgataaatatttaaaagtattatatttaaatataagaagataaaatttaagaggtctaaataaaatttaacctAACATATATAGggcaaatttcttttaaatttccttgttttgttataattatatttaaattttatgattttaaaaaatcatcattaattttttttattttttatttttgcttttctaTATTTGTTAAGAGAaactaatttatcaatttttccaATTagtttttacaaataaaaccataaaaaaattaaaaatttatattttataatttaataatattataaaaatataattatgacattaaaatgatataattaaATGCCAAAAACTAACTATgagtttaaataataattttttagaaatgTGAAATCTAACTACAATCATCTAGAAGaatctaaaatgaaattttaacagTAAATATATTTCCTTATTTTTGACTAAATTTGTAGTCTTTCAACAATGGAGTCCTTTTATATGTCATTCATGGGTCATTATTAATAATCACTTGTGGTGAATGAAAAGATATATGCCATCCAGTACGCCCAAAAAGTaccttctatttttttatatttgcaaGAGTATCCAACAGTTTACTTGTACAATAATTTAATGTAGACATGGATTGAGGAGGACCGTAGATTGAGGAAGGGCCGCCATGGATCTTCCTTCCAATTCCAAGTTGATGATGTTTTTTCTTCATAGTATAATAATCAAGTTGTTtacttaaaacaataaataaataaaattagacgTGGATTGGGGGGTTGAACCAAAATTTCCGATCTAACTGCTTTCATCACACATAGTaatgattgaaaattttatataaaatttaaaaaagttatatacAATGGACAATGATTCTCTAAGTCCATTATTAAATAGAgattcaaagaaaaataaaaatacaatatcttAATCTATCAGATATAAAGCGTTTATatttacatgaataaaatatttttttccattccaaaattattaaaaagtccctcaatctttttttttttttttttttcagggttTTATGTTGGTTGACGTCTTCTTCACTGTGTGGTAGGAGGAAAGGAGCAAAATTCCGATTAAAATCCACATAACTGGCTTTATTAGTGGAATAGGTGCATTGATTAGGTTATGTTTGCAGGAAGTTTCTttgttcttcatttttatttatttattattataattattatcttCCAAGAGAAAGTCTTTCTTTCCCTTAGTCCACACTCACCTTATCATGGTATGGAGCCAGCCTCACCTTACGGTATGGGGGACATAAATGGGGTAGTGGATTTTGAATATTTGTGATTTTGAATTTGGGAACTCCTACTACCCCACCCCtccaatgaaaattttcaattactgGTGTTCCGACATTCTCACAAAGAGGTGCGGccctattattttttatttttttgtaaattaaaaggGGGTAGTGCTTCGAAAGTATCAAAAATTTGCTTCCACTCCTATTCCAAGAGTAGCCATCATGGCCAGAAGGAAAGAGAGCTTATagcaatttgtaattttttaaataataataataataaaagaaattttaataatttaataacaaaagcAGTGGGAATAAATTCGTACCCTTCAGAAAGAATCTTCCATGGAAAAATTGTAACCTCGCTTAAGAAAATATATtggaattctatttttttttttaaaatttttatttgattgaatAGTGTGCCTATGCTATGCTATATGCTATGTTTCGGAATATATGCGAACCTGAATGAATACGATGGGATAgaaaccttttaaaaaaaaaaaaaaatgtacttcAATGGGTGGGTAAGTGAAGACCGATGAAGAAAGAGAGTATCATTACCTCGCAATTTCTTGGATTtaatattcatttaatattttatcaacatacaagttaaaaaaagccaaaaattcaTCAACATATATACAGCTTGACAACGATCCTTTTTCTGATTATGATCGTTGTGAAGGTAATAATAGTGCAAGAACATTAGCTATCCCCGTTATATGTTCGTGTCATTATTTACAGATCTAGtcgttaattaacttaaatttgTCATCCCATTTAcaactgtatatatatttatatatcagtagacaatattgttattttctttttttttttaactaattttttgcTAGAgatgaattttcataaataatatccctgtgctctgtgtgtgtgtgatttatttttttcccctgtacTAACAGGATGAAAACAATTACTAGCTCAAAAGTTTGAAGAATCCAAGACTTTTCGACAAATAAACAATTAGCAATTATGAAATCTCTTGCTCTTATACTAACATTTAACAAATTGATTTTTACATCTATGcatttcattttctattctCAAAAGGAATATTacacattaattaataattttagacTTTCATTTCAGGGGTacataaaataaggaaaatcaATGGAAGCCGCAAAAGGTAAGTTGCGTGAATATTTTATACGCCAAAGTTGCATTCTTGTTTTCATGGTCaggtttatcttttttttttttcacagctATCTTCAGCAAGCTATAGCTACCTAGTAGAAATATATTGGCGTAAATATACAGTTTCGATATGTTTAAAAATAGATACATCTTAATTATGTTGGAACCTAtttatgtatatgcatatacagCAGCTAACACTCGTATCGAGCTCTACGTGGCAGCACTGAAAGGCGATTGGAAAGCAGCCGAAAAGGTTGAAAATGATATTAATAGAGTGATTACAGAGAAAGGGGAAACGACTCTCCATATTGCTGCTCTAGCAAGAAAAGAGCAGTTTGTGAGAAAGTTGGTCAGTAAGCTGAACAAAGAAGActtggaaaaaaataacaaaattggtAACAATGCTCTATGCTATGCCGCTGCCTCTGGAAATGTGGAAATTGCCAAGCTTATGGTCAAAGCTGGGAATGAAAAGTTGGTAAATCCAGATAGTGGTAAAAAACCCCTTTCCATGGCTGCTGCCAACGAACACGGTCAAATGGTGAGGTAtctttttcacaaaaccaataatattcaatattgggaagaagaagaacaagctgaGCTGTTCACCACCTGTATCGGCATGGGGTATATggtaaactttatttttaaatttactttttccgACTTTACTTTCCTCATTTgtcttttgaatatttttgctGTATACATCTTTTGTTAACTTTTACATTCTTTAtacaaaatatgaaacaaaGAAGTAATTAAAACAGGTTACGCACAATAGCATGTTCTGTTTTCTGctatatggaaaaattatagCTAGTGCAAGACTAGTGTttcttgaatataaaatttaaagaggaaaaaatatatatatatatattcgatcCGCATATTGAATTGATGGAAGAACATACTGAGGATgcttccaaaatatatatattcatgtgtaTTGATTTTTAGTTGTCAGGTTGGCAATTGCTCGTACTCTGTTTTTGTATGGCTTTATGAATTCTTTGAATTaatttcttccttctccaaaataataataataataaaataaaataaaaaatcaatcgtTGTTGTGAACTTGTGATAGGATAAATAAAAAACGACACATTTCGgatataattaaaacaattgCATGGATCCCCCTCCTTCAATTAtattaaaccaaattaattcaatcatgcatgcatgcaagattaattatatataagttgAATCTGGCCAACATTCATGTGGCACAAGATAATTATAATTGTATCtgaattttttctttggtatttttttttcaattactttCTTTGGTAAATTGAAATATGCAGATTTGGCTATAGACATGCTAAAGAGCAACCCAGGACTAGCTAAGGTTAGAAACAAATATGATGAAACAGGATTGACTGTGTTAGCACGAACACCTCTAACTTTTGTTGGTAATGATGAGAGTCAATCAGCTGGACTACTCAAGAGTTTTCTTAATTTATCATGTAAGTCCACATTTAAttcaatctaattatatatttaataattaaatacagaattaattaattaattactttattaattcTCAGTGAAAATGCTTTGtgataaaaagaataattaactaTATCAAttctatatttaataattaactatattaattataaagttatttattaaaagaatattaactatattttatattaattatattaattacataGTTAATTAACTATATTAATTCTGAATGAAAAAGGTTTAAAGCTGCCGCATTTAGGAAAATCAAGGCAGTATTCTCAAGCGTTAGACTTAGTCAAAATGCTTTGTGATTATTGCTTGAATAATTCTGATGAAGAGAACCAAAGCTCAACTGCGGAAGTTGCAAATCTACTATTTGATGCGGCTGAAGCAGGGAATGTGGATATTTTAATCAAACTAATGCACTTCAACCCTGACCTACTGTGGGTCAAAGATACTGAAAGAGGAACTATCTTTCACGTGGCGGTTGAGAATCGTCACGAGGACATATTCAATTTGCTATTTGAGTTGGGTGCAATTAAGGATTTTATTGCAAAACATATTCCTAGCAATGACAATAACTTGCTTCATTTTGCTGCTAAATTACTACCTCAAAAGAAGCTCAACACTGTAAGTGGAGCAGCTCTTCAGATGCATCGAGAGCTTTTGTGGTACAAGGTACGTACACAAACATCAATATATGGTCTGACAGGTTTCTATTTCTTAATTATAATAtgttcaaaatattttctaatacaaaataaagtgtaaaatgttgaaaatgtattatcaattaataatttaaaattaaaattctaattaaataaatgaatacttATAACATTTGTCAAAAaccatattataaatatatctatatctataattatatatagaaagcGAAACGCCTAgaattcttttaataaaaatatattaaccaaaatggtttattgtgctcttttttttttttcatgttttagattgaatattttgttttgttttgtcttattttcttgtccttttttattgtgttttaagatatttttttttttttagaggttGCGTAACAAgtataattaaacattttagttttcttttagttttaagTTTCACATTTCCTTTTAGTTGATTCTAATAAAAAAcagtgtttattttttttaacaaatgacTACTTTATTCTTATCAATTTATTGTagcttattttttaagttttcaatttttactagaaaaaaaatatttaataggcTAAAATTCTTTACTGGATAAATTTCCAAATGCATGGTTGATTGGACTAGCATCGGCGCAAATGAGTACgatacaaaaatttttaaatattgtattatcTCTTatagttctatatatataaaaaaatctcttatagttttattttacacttttttttttcttttaacaaaagtcTCTTATAgtttgatttttcttatttgtatttaactaaaaaaaaaaaagtaatcgaCACTATTATAACGTGGCCatggcaaatatatatatatatatatatagaaatatgttcccaacataaaatattaatgtgcCAAGTACTATGATGATAACATTAATAGCTTTTCAATATGCAATTAAaagttcctatatatatatataagctcgCTCCATTtgtacacaaaaataaaaatgtggtGGAGTGGATAAGGAAACAGACATGCTAAGACAGCTAATCTAATTAAAGTTTAATATGGCACTGCTTTGACTCATATAACTACTGATCAATATTAATTTCCTAATTAATCTctcttgaattaatttttattgcaGGAAGTAGAAAAGATTGTACCAACTCCATACAGAGACTTGCCTAATTCAAATGGCGAAACCCCACGtgctttatttgaaaaagaacATAAAGAATTGAAAGCGAAAGGTGAGAAGTGGATGAAGGACATAGCAGCTTCATCAATGTTGGTATCTACAATTGTTGCGACAGTAATGTTCACAGCTGCAATTAGTGTCCCTGGTGgatttaataacaataatggagTTCCAA
Proteins encoded:
- the LOC107414105 gene encoding ankyrin repeat-containing protein NPR4, which gives rise to MADKTSEQSADRKLEAELRGDTPPIDVSKDKKIEKKKKHAKAEDELRGTNNQPAGSSSSSGPTRKPVASSCSSARQAANTRIELYVAALKGDWKAAEKVENDINRVITEKGETTLHIAALARKEQFVRKLVSKLNKEDLEKNNKIGNNALCYAAASGNVEIAKLMVKAGNEKLVNPDSDLAIDMLKSNPGLAKVRNKYDETGLTVLARTPLTFVGNDESQSAGLLKSFLNLSCLKLPHLGKSRQYSQALDLVKMLCDYCLNNSDEENQSSTAEVANLLFDAAEAGNVDILIKLMHFNPDLLWVKDTERGTIFHVAVENRHEDIFNLLFELGAIKDFIAKHIPSNDNNLLHFAAKLLPQKKLNTVSGAALQMHRELLWYKEVEKIVPTPYRDLPNSNGETPRALFEKEHKELKAKGEKWMKDIAASSMLVSTIVATVMFTAAISVPGGFNNNNGVPILLDKKPKLFVIFTISDTIGLFSSTASTLIFLSIHTSRYADNDFLKFVPFMLMFGVTTLFIALTAMMITFSAIFLLYYHHHGLAFIYVIVCCVPLLYLLFIFPLLFELLHAVRGPRFLFKPRKHLFH